TTTCGCTTAAGAGGGAAATTTCATTTCTTAGTTCCTGCTCACTCATATCACTGAAACGCTTTTCCATCCTTGACCTCCATCATCATCAATTCTTCCCCAAGTATAGTTCATTTTCTACTTCCTGACAAAAATATGCTACGCTTACCGAAAGGAGTGATTTTATATGAAAACCATTTTAATTACGGGTGCCGGTTCTGGCCTCGGAGCTGAGCTTGCAAAACAGTGGGCAACTAAAGGACACCATGTCGTACTTGTTGGTCGAACCAAACAAAAACTTGAATCCATTGACCAGGAAATCAAAGATAATAAAGGTGTCTGTTCCATTTATGAATGCGATATAACTGATCCTGAAGAACTTAAAAAACTGAAACAAGCAATGGATCGGGATAATCTACAAATTCACATGCTTGTAAACAATGCTGGTACAGGAACGTTCGGGGCTTTAGAAGACATTACTATTTCTGATATACATAAGGTTATTGATACAAATGTGAAAGGCACCATTTTTGCAACACAAACGTTCCTCCCTACATTAAAAAGCATGGAAGGTCGCATCATGAATATTATTTCTACCGCTGGTTTAAAAGGGAAAAATCACGAAACCGTCTACGTCGCTTCTAAATATGCGATAAGAGGTTTTACTGAGAGCTTATGGAAAGAACTAGAGGGCACGGGTGTCAGTGCAACTGCTGTTTATATGGGAGGGATGAATACTCCATTTTGGGCAAATTCCGATCATATTAATGATGTATCAAGACTTAAATCCCCATTTGAGAAAGCCCTCCAAATCATCGAGGAAGATGAAGGACAAAATGAGATATTTATTGATCGTTAAGTTCTTCTAGATATTTATTAATAAGCGGAAAAGGAAACCCTTTACGATATAAAAATTGCTTCATTTTATGATCGAATTCACGGCGCTCGAGTTTGCTATAGCGTCGTTCCGCTTTTTGGGCCTGAAGCACGAGCGCTTCCCATTCCTCGTCTTCTCCTTTTTCTAGATCGATTTGCTGCATCACTTCTTGAATGATGTCACGATCGAAGCCTTTGGCTCTTAGTTCCTGATTTACTTTCTGTCTTTGTTCCGTTGCTGAGGAAGTCTTTAGCTTTGATGCTTTTTTCTCAGCTAACTTAATTGCAATCTCAAGCTGTTTCTCATATGAGTATTCTTCAAGTGCTTTATCGGTCATCTTTTTATTAACTCCTTTTTGGTTGAGCTCTTGCGCGATGACAAATGGACCTTTTCCGCCTCCATTTACTTTTGTTCTTACAAAAGCAATAGCGAATTCAAGATCATTCACGTATCCATAGCGATGAAGCTTTTTGAAAATAGCTTCGAATGCCTCTTCAGGTATTTCCTTTTTAGTAAGGTATTCTTTCACCTCTTTTTCAGAGCGCATCCGGTAAGATAAATAATTTAACGCGTAATTCATGCCTTTTTTCACCTGGTCTTCAAAATGAATTCCTTCAAGCATCTCGTCACTTAATTCGACGCCTTTTCGAAGACCAAAGCTGATCAGAACATCCTGGTCAACACCGAAACCAAATTCTTCCCCTGAACCTTTATCTATAAATATCGAAAATCGTTCGTTATTGTTTTTTTGCGTTGTTATACGCGTAACCTTGACCAATGCACTCACCTCCACTCACATTGTAGCACTTTCTGAATAAACGAATGAAGTTAAAGCATTTGATTAGAGGAATATGAATATGGGTAAAGAACTAGTAGAAGTATATCGCGTACGCTTAGGAGGAAGATGATATGAACATTGCGATTACCGGAGGAACTGGTTTTGTTGGAAGTGAACTAACAGACTCTTTTGTTAATGACGGGCATTCGGTATTTATTCTAACACGGAACCCTGCAAACAAACCTATAAAAAAAGGGGTTACTTATGTAAAGTGGCTTCAGGATGATGCTGAGCCAGAGAAGGACCTCCCAAAGATTCACGCCATCGTGAACCTTGCAGGCGAATCAATTAATAGCGGACGGTGGACAGAAGATCGTAAACAGCGTATTCTAGACAGCCGCATCTCGTCAACGAGAGAGATCATTTCCATCATACAAAAACTTGATCATAAACCACGCGTTCTTGTAAACGCTTCTGCTATTGGATTTTATGGTTCATCACTTGATAAATCATTTACCGAAAATGATACAGAACCTGGTTCTGACTTCCTGGCAGATGTTACACGCAAATGGGAAGATGAAGCAATGAAAGCACAGAATCATGGAGTTCGTACCGTTCTTGCGCGATTTGGTGTTGTCCTTGGCGAAGAAGGAGCCCTTCCTTTGATGACCTTGCCATATAAATTATTTATGGGTGGTAAACTTGGTGATGGACGACAATGGTATTCCTGGGTACATATTATGGATGTAGTTGGGATGATCCGATTTGCTGTTGATCACGACTCTGTCCAGGGGCCATTAAACGTAACCGCACCTGAACCAAA
This window of the Pseudalkalibacillus hwajinpoensis genome carries:
- a CDS encoding SDR family NAD(P)-dependent oxidoreductase translates to MKTILITGAGSGLGAELAKQWATKGHHVVLVGRTKQKLESIDQEIKDNKGVCSIYECDITDPEELKKLKQAMDRDNLQIHMLVNNAGTGTFGALEDITISDIHKVIDTNVKGTIFATQTFLPTLKSMEGRIMNIISTAGLKGKNHETVYVASKYAIRGFTESLWKELEGTGVSATAVYMGGMNTPFWANSDHINDVSRLKSPFEKALQIIEEDEGQNEIFIDR
- the recX gene encoding recombination regulator RecX, which codes for MVKVTRITTQKNNNERFSIFIDKGSGEEFGFGVDQDVLISFGLRKGVELSDEMLEGIHFEDQVKKGMNYALNYLSYRMRSEKEVKEYLTKKEIPEEAFEAIFKKLHRYGYVNDLEFAIAFVRTKVNGGGKGPFVIAQELNQKGVNKKMTDKALEEYSYEKQLEIAIKLAEKKASKLKTSSATEQRQKVNQELRAKGFDRDIIQEVMQQIDLEKGEDEEWEALVLQAQKAERRYSKLERREFDHKMKQFLYRKGFPFPLINKYLEELNDQ
- a CDS encoding TIGR01777 family oxidoreductase encodes the protein MNIAITGGTGFVGSELTDSFVNDGHSVFILTRNPANKPIKKGVTYVKWLQDDAEPEKDLPKIHAIVNLAGESINSGRWTEDRKQRILDSRISSTREIISIIQKLDHKPRVLVNASAIGFYGSSLDKSFTENDTEPGSDFLADVTRKWEDEAMKAQNHGVRTVLARFGVVLGEEGALPLMTLPYKLFMGGKLGDGRQWYSWVHIMDVVGMIRFAVDHDSVQGPLNVTAPEPKRMNDFGKTIGEVMNRPHWMPVPEAPVQAALGEKSGIVLKGQCVLPQKAKELGYPFRYIKLKDALENLLV